Proteins found in one Oryza glaberrima chromosome 4, OglaRS2, whole genome shotgun sequence genomic segment:
- the LOC127770398 gene encoding dof zinc finger protein 1 isoform X2 translates to MEEMLMAANAAAGANPNPAATAPSSVTGGALRGGGGGGAPPVAGGAGAGSTERRARPQKEKALNCPRCNSTNTKFCYYNNYSLQQPRYFCKTCRRYWTEGGSLRNVPVGGGSRKNKRSSSSAASASPASASTANSVVTSASMSMSMASTGGGASKNPKLVHEGAQDLNLAFPHHGGLQAPGEFPAFPSLESSSVCNPGGPMGTNGRGGGALSAMELLRSTGCYMPLQVPMQMPAEYATPGFALGEFRAPPPPPQSSQSLLGFSLDAHGSVGGPSAAGFGSSAGLQGVPESTGRLLFPFEDLKPTVSSGTGGGGASGGGGGVDGGHQFDHGKEQQAGGGGGGPGGHDTPGFWNGMIGGGSGTSW, encoded by the coding sequence ATGGAGGAGATGCTGATGGCAGCgaacgcggccgccggcgcgaaTCCGaatccggcggcgacggcgccgtcgtcggtgaCTGGGGGCGCActgaggggcggcggcggcggcggcgcgccgccggtggcAGGTGGCGCGGGGGCGGGTAGCACGGAGCGGCGGGCGCGGCCGCAGAAGGAGAAGGCGCTCAACTGCCCGCGGTGCAACTCGACGAACACCAAGTTCTGCTACTACAACAACTACAGCCTCCAGCAGCCGCGCTACTTCTGCAAGACGTGCCGGCGCTACTGGACGGAGGGCGGCTCGCTCCGCAAcgtccccgtcggcggcggctcgcgcAAGAACaagcgctcgtcgtcgtcggcggcatcGGCGTCGCCCGCGTCCGCCTCCACGGCGAATTCCGTCGTCACGAGCGCgtccatgtccatgtccatggCCAGCACGGGCGGCGGGGCGTCCAAGAACCCGAAGCTGGTCCACGAGGGCGCGCAGGACTTGAACCTGGCGTTCCCGCACCACGGCGGGCTGCAGGCGCCGGGGGAGTTCCCGGCGTTCCCGAGCCTGGAGAGCAGCAGCGTGTGCAACCCCGGTGGCCCAATGGGGACCAacggccggggcggcggcgcgctctccGCGATGGAGCTGCTCCGAAGCACCGGCTGCTACATGCCGCTGCAGGTGCCGATGCAGATGCCAGCGGAGTACGCCACGCCGGGGTTCGCGCTCGGTGAgttccgcgcgccgccgccgccgccacagtcGTCCCAGAGCTTGCTCGGGTTCTCGTTGGACGCGCACGGCTCGGTGGGCGGGCCATCCGCCGCGGGGTTCGGCTCCAGCGCGGGGTTGCAAGGCGTGCCGGAGAGCACGGGCAGGTTGCTGTTCCCGTTCGAGGACTTGAAGCCGACGGTCAGCTCTGGCACTGGCGGTGGAggcgcaagcggcggcggcggcggcgtagacgGCGGCCATCAGTTTGATCACGGCAAGGAGCAGCaggccggtggcggaggcggcggcccagGCGGGCACGACACGCCGGGGTTCTGGAACGGCATgatcggcggcggcagtggcactTCTTGgtaa
- the LOC127771024 gene encoding uncharacterized protein LOC127771024 isoform X2 produces the protein MEGCQLVARCSSSSSSSRMEVEEEAFFDTREELLPPSPAAALPWSGGLDSVRQRRERFMRSMGLERSPSLRQADFADVVGDVEEEGEVAAEAAAAEIGRWSSQSDENECSMSSWSTEETTSYDDGASDDNSVSGSGKASRSFSSLSFIQRLMSRNGKPSGAPKTIDRRRNGWLRRLGVSACVVDSGAADEASTSSSDSEQIGAGRYERIKVHSYRKRSKELSAVYQGQVIKAHDGAILTMKFSPDGQLLATGGEDGVVRVWAVMQSEDCKIPLDDPSCVYLKARRKYGLAPVNAESEKKSKINGLKKSDSACIVVPTMVFQISEEPVHEFRGHSGDVLDLSWSSNKHLLSASTDKTVRMWEIGYANCIRVYPHSNFVTCVQFNLADENLFISGSIDGKIRVWDITRSSVVDWVDIRDIVTAVCYRPGGKGVVVGTITGNCRFYEISDNLLKLETQIALNGKKKSSLKRITGFQFCPSNPSKLMVTSADSKIRILDGTNVIQNYSGLRSGSCQLSATFTPEGQHIISASEDSNVYVWSHENQYECACKQAKTTQTSEHFRSNNAAIAIPWNGTKPRSPVPLSSQILPPQGDTFWSMSKAIKYNSSLCGKDSSIKKIVSTPAAPGIFNLNQEFFIESSCKSSATWPEEMLPSTTASVNLDESQFKLLRNCFQGTSNSWGQVIVTAGWDGRIRYFQNFGLPVHQ, from the exons ATGGAGGGgtgccaattggtagcgaggtgtagtagtagtagtagcagtagcaggatggaggtggaggaagaggCGTTCTTTGACACGCGGGAGgagctgctgccgccgtcgccggcggcggcattgccGTGGTCGGGTGGGCTCGACAGCGTGCGGCAGCGGAGGGAGCGGTTCATGCGAAGCATGGGCCTGGAGCGCAGCCCGAGCCTCCGCCAGGCGGATTTCGCGGACGTCGTGGGcgatgtggaggaggagggtgaggtggcggcggaggcggcggcggcggagatcggGAGGTGGTCGTCGCAGTCGGACGAGAACGAGTGCTCCATGTCGAGCTGGTCgacggaggagacgacgagctACGACGACGGCGCGTCGGATGACAACTCCGTGAGTGGATCCGGCAAGGCGAGCAGGAGCTTCAGCTCGCTGTCGTTCATCCAGAGGCTCATGAGCCGCAATGGCAAGCCTTCTGGTGCTCCGAAGACGATCGACAGGAGGAGAAATGGGTGGCTCCGGAGGCTGGGCGTCAGTGCTTGTGTTGTGGATAGTGGAGCAGCAGATGAAGCCAGCACCAGTTCTTCAGATAGTGAGCAAATTGGGGCTGGGAGGTATGAAAGAATCAAGGTTCACTCGTACCGGAAGCGGTCGAAGGAATTGTCCGCCGTGTATCAGGGGCAAGTGATCAAAGCACATGATGGTGCCATCCTGACGATGAAGTTTAGTCCTGATGGGCAGCTTCTTGCAACCGGTGGAGAAGATGGAGTTGTCAGGGTTTGGGCTGTCATGCAGTCCGAGGACTGCAAAATTCCACTGGATGATCCTTCTTGCGTCTACCTAAAAGCGCGGCGCAAGTATGGGCTTGCTCCTGTGAATGCCGAGAGCGAGAAGAAATCGAAGATCAATGGCCTGAAAAAATCCGATTCTGCTTGTATTGTGGTTCCAACGATGGTTTTCCAGATCTCAGAGGAACCAGTGCATGAGTTCCGTGGGCACTCTGGTGATGTGCTTGATTTGTCATGGTCGAGCAATAAG CATCTACTGTCAGCATCAACAGACAAAACTGTTCGCATGTGGGAAATTGGATATGCAAACTGCATCAGAGTTTATCCACATAGCAACTTTG TGACTTGTGTCCAATTTAATCTAGCTGACGAGAATCTCTTCATTAGTGGATCAATTGATGGCAAAATTCGTGTTTGGGACATTACTAGAAGCAGTGTTGTGGACTGGGTGGATATTAGAGACATAGTAACAGCAGTTTGTTACCGGCCTGGTGGAAAG GGAGTGGTGGTTGGTACTATTACTGGAAATTGTCGCTTCTATGAAATATCTG ACAATCTGCTGAAGCTAGAAACACAAATTGCTCTCAATGGAAAGAAGAAATCATCTCTCAAAAGAATCACAGGCTTTCAG TTTTGCCCAAGCAACCCAAGTAAACTAATGGTGACATCTGCCGATTCGAAGATCAGAATACTTGATGGGACCAATGTGATTCAGAATTATAGTG GACTCCGAAGTGGTTCTTGCCAGTTGTCAGCAACATTCACTCCAGAAGGGCAGCACATAATTTCTGCCAGTGAAGACTCCAACGTTTATGTTTGGAGCCATGAAAACCAGTATGAGTGTGCATGCAAACAAGCAAAAACCACACAGACATCTGAGCATTTCCGGTCCAACAATGCAGCCATTGCAATACCATGGAATGGCACAAAACCAAGAAGCCCAGTTCCGTTGTCGTCCCAAATTTTACCACCACAAGGAGATACTTTCTGGTCAATGAGCAAGGCTATCAAATACAATTCAAGCCTCTGTGGAAAGGATTcttccattaaaaaaattgtgtcaaCGCCTGCTGCTCCTGGTATTTTCAATCTGAACCAGGAGTTCTTCATTGAGTCCTCTTGCAAAAGTTCAGCAACTTGGCCAGAGGAAATGCTACCATCTACCACAGCCAGTGTAAATTTGGACGAGTCACAGTTCAAGCTCTTAAGGAACTGTTTCCAAGGAACATCAAACTCCTGGGGTCAAGTGATAGTTACTGCAGGATGGGATGGCAGGATTAGGTATTTCCAGAATTTCGGTTTACCAGTGCATCAGTGA
- the LOC127771024 gene encoding uncharacterized protein LOC127771024 isoform X1, whose translation MCFPLAASLFFFFLQRPCLPQRSMEGCQLVARCSSSSSSSRMEVEEEAFFDTREELLPPSPAAALPWSGGLDSVRQRRERFMRSMGLERSPSLRQADFADVVGDVEEEGEVAAEAAAAEIGRWSSQSDENECSMSSWSTEETTSYDDGASDDNSVSGSGKASRSFSSLSFIQRLMSRNGKPSGAPKTIDRRRNGWLRRLGVSACVVDSGAADEASTSSSDSEQIGAGRYERIKVHSYRKRSKELSAVYQGQVIKAHDGAILTMKFSPDGQLLATGGEDGVVRVWAVMQSEDCKIPLDDPSCVYLKARRKYGLAPVNAESEKKSKINGLKKSDSACIVVPTMVFQISEEPVHEFRGHSGDVLDLSWSSNKHLLSASTDKTVRMWEIGYANCIRVYPHSNFVTCVQFNLADENLFISGSIDGKIRVWDITRSSVVDWVDIRDIVTAVCYRPGGKGVVVGTITGNCRFYEISDNLLKLETQIALNGKKKSSLKRITGFQFCPSNPSKLMVTSADSKIRILDGTNVIQNYSGLRSGSCQLSATFTPEGQHIISASEDSNVYVWSHENQYECACKQAKTTQTSEHFRSNNAAIAIPWNGTKPRSPVPLSSQILPPQGDTFWSMSKAIKYNSSLCGKDSSIKKIVSTPAAPGIFNLNQEFFIESSCKSSATWPEEMLPSTTASVNLDESQFKLLRNCFQGTSNSWGQVIVTAGWDGRIRYFQNFGLPVHQ comes from the exons ATGTGTTTCCCTCTTGCtgcttctctcttcttcttcttcttgcagcGGCCGTGCTTGCCACAACGATCCATGGAGGGgtgccaattggtagcgaggtgtagtagtagtagtagcagtagcaggatggaggtggaggaagaggCGTTCTTTGACACGCGGGAGgagctgctgccgccgtcgccggcggcggcattgccGTGGTCGGGTGGGCTCGACAGCGTGCGGCAGCGGAGGGAGCGGTTCATGCGAAGCATGGGCCTGGAGCGCAGCCCGAGCCTCCGCCAGGCGGATTTCGCGGACGTCGTGGGcgatgtggaggaggagggtgaggtggcggcggaggcggcggcggcggagatcggGAGGTGGTCGTCGCAGTCGGACGAGAACGAGTGCTCCATGTCGAGCTGGTCgacggaggagacgacgagctACGACGACGGCGCGTCGGATGACAACTCCGTGAGTGGATCCGGCAAGGCGAGCAGGAGCTTCAGCTCGCTGTCGTTCATCCAGAGGCTCATGAGCCGCAATGGCAAGCCTTCTGGTGCTCCGAAGACGATCGACAGGAGGAGAAATGGGTGGCTCCGGAGGCTGGGCGTCAGTGCTTGTGTTGTGGATAGTGGAGCAGCAGATGAAGCCAGCACCAGTTCTTCAGATAGTGAGCAAATTGGGGCTGGGAGGTATGAAAGAATCAAGGTTCACTCGTACCGGAAGCGGTCGAAGGAATTGTCCGCCGTGTATCAGGGGCAAGTGATCAAAGCACATGATGGTGCCATCCTGACGATGAAGTTTAGTCCTGATGGGCAGCTTCTTGCAACCGGTGGAGAAGATGGAGTTGTCAGGGTTTGGGCTGTCATGCAGTCCGAGGACTGCAAAATTCCACTGGATGATCCTTCTTGCGTCTACCTAAAAGCGCGGCGCAAGTATGGGCTTGCTCCTGTGAATGCCGAGAGCGAGAAGAAATCGAAGATCAATGGCCTGAAAAAATCCGATTCTGCTTGTATTGTGGTTCCAACGATGGTTTTCCAGATCTCAGAGGAACCAGTGCATGAGTTCCGTGGGCACTCTGGTGATGTGCTTGATTTGTCATGGTCGAGCAATAAG CATCTACTGTCAGCATCAACAGACAAAACTGTTCGCATGTGGGAAATTGGATATGCAAACTGCATCAGAGTTTATCCACATAGCAACTTTG TGACTTGTGTCCAATTTAATCTAGCTGACGAGAATCTCTTCATTAGTGGATCAATTGATGGCAAAATTCGTGTTTGGGACATTACTAGAAGCAGTGTTGTGGACTGGGTGGATATTAGAGACATAGTAACAGCAGTTTGTTACCGGCCTGGTGGAAAG GGAGTGGTGGTTGGTACTATTACTGGAAATTGTCGCTTCTATGAAATATCTG ACAATCTGCTGAAGCTAGAAACACAAATTGCTCTCAATGGAAAGAAGAAATCATCTCTCAAAAGAATCACAGGCTTTCAG TTTTGCCCAAGCAACCCAAGTAAACTAATGGTGACATCTGCCGATTCGAAGATCAGAATACTTGATGGGACCAATGTGATTCAGAATTATAGTG GACTCCGAAGTGGTTCTTGCCAGTTGTCAGCAACATTCACTCCAGAAGGGCAGCACATAATTTCTGCCAGTGAAGACTCCAACGTTTATGTTTGGAGCCATGAAAACCAGTATGAGTGTGCATGCAAACAAGCAAAAACCACACAGACATCTGAGCATTTCCGGTCCAACAATGCAGCCATTGCAATACCATGGAATGGCACAAAACCAAGAAGCCCAGTTCCGTTGTCGTCCCAAATTTTACCACCACAAGGAGATACTTTCTGGTCAATGAGCAAGGCTATCAAATACAATTCAAGCCTCTGTGGAAAGGATTcttccattaaaaaaattgtgtcaaCGCCTGCTGCTCCTGGTATTTTCAATCTGAACCAGGAGTTCTTCATTGAGTCCTCTTGCAAAAGTTCAGCAACTTGGCCAGAGGAAATGCTACCATCTACCACAGCCAGTGTAAATTTGGACGAGTCACAGTTCAAGCTCTTAAGGAACTGTTTCCAAGGAACATCAAACTCCTGGGGTCAAGTGATAGTTACTGCAGGATGGGATGGCAGGATTAGGTATTTCCAGAATTTCGGTTTACCAGTGCATCAGTGA
- the LOC127770398 gene encoding dof zinc finger protein 1 isoform X1 → MDAAHWHQGLGLVKPMEEMLMAANAAAGANPNPAATAPSSVTGGALRGGGGGGAPPVAGGAGAGSTERRARPQKEKALNCPRCNSTNTKFCYYNNYSLQQPRYFCKTCRRYWTEGGSLRNVPVGGGSRKNKRSSSSAASASPASASTANSVVTSASMSMSMASTGGGASKNPKLVHEGAQDLNLAFPHHGGLQAPGEFPAFPSLESSSVCNPGGPMGTNGRGGGALSAMELLRSTGCYMPLQVPMQMPAEYATPGFALGEFRAPPPPPQSSQSLLGFSLDAHGSVGGPSAAGFGSSAGLQGVPESTGRLLFPFEDLKPTVSSGTGGGGASGGGGGVDGGHQFDHGKEQQAGGGGGGPGGHDTPGFWNGMIGGGSGTSW, encoded by the exons ATGGATGCAGCCCACTGGCACCAG GGGCTAGGGCTGGTGAAGCCCATGGAGGAGATGCTGATGGCAGCgaacgcggccgccggcgcgaaTCCGaatccggcggcgacggcgccgtcgtcggtgaCTGGGGGCGCActgaggggcggcggcggcggcggcgcgccgccggtggcAGGTGGCGCGGGGGCGGGTAGCACGGAGCGGCGGGCGCGGCCGCAGAAGGAGAAGGCGCTCAACTGCCCGCGGTGCAACTCGACGAACACCAAGTTCTGCTACTACAACAACTACAGCCTCCAGCAGCCGCGCTACTTCTGCAAGACGTGCCGGCGCTACTGGACGGAGGGCGGCTCGCTCCGCAAcgtccccgtcggcggcggctcgcgcAAGAACaagcgctcgtcgtcgtcggcggcatcGGCGTCGCCCGCGTCCGCCTCCACGGCGAATTCCGTCGTCACGAGCGCgtccatgtccatgtccatggCCAGCACGGGCGGCGGGGCGTCCAAGAACCCGAAGCTGGTCCACGAGGGCGCGCAGGACTTGAACCTGGCGTTCCCGCACCACGGCGGGCTGCAGGCGCCGGGGGAGTTCCCGGCGTTCCCGAGCCTGGAGAGCAGCAGCGTGTGCAACCCCGGTGGCCCAATGGGGACCAacggccggggcggcggcgcgctctccGCGATGGAGCTGCTCCGAAGCACCGGCTGCTACATGCCGCTGCAGGTGCCGATGCAGATGCCAGCGGAGTACGCCACGCCGGGGTTCGCGCTCGGTGAgttccgcgcgccgccgccgccgccacagtcGTCCCAGAGCTTGCTCGGGTTCTCGTTGGACGCGCACGGCTCGGTGGGCGGGCCATCCGCCGCGGGGTTCGGCTCCAGCGCGGGGTTGCAAGGCGTGCCGGAGAGCACGGGCAGGTTGCTGTTCCCGTTCGAGGACTTGAAGCCGACGGTCAGCTCTGGCACTGGCGGTGGAggcgcaagcggcggcggcggcggcgtagacgGCGGCCATCAGTTTGATCACGGCAAGGAGCAGCaggccggtggcggaggcggcggcccagGCGGGCACGACACGCCGGGGTTCTGGAACGGCATgatcggcggcggcagtggcactTCTTGgtaa